A region of Bacteroidales bacterium DNA encodes the following proteins:
- a CDS encoding helix-turn-helix domain-containing protein, protein MTELSYKNWIAMSDKALAEHIGAFVKHHRLEQNKTQDTLANAAGISRSTLSLLERGETVTLATLIQVLRVLDQLHVMEAFAVENTISPLALAKLQKEKRQRARGKQSDKKQQSDW, encoded by the coding sequence ATGACTGAATTATCATACAAGAATTGGATTGCGATGAGCGATAAAGCATTGGCGGAACATATCGGGGCGTTTGTGAAGCATCATCGGCTGGAGCAAAACAAAACCCAGGATACGCTGGCAAATGCCGCCGGCATCAGTCGTTCTACCCTGAGCCTGCTCGAAAGAGGTGAAACCGTAACACTGGCCACGCTGATACAGGTCCTGCGGGTATTGGACCAATTGCACGTGATGGAAGCCTTTGCCGTTGAAAATACCATTAGTCCTCTGGCGCTGGCGAAACTGCAAAAAGAAAAAAGGCAAAGAGCCAGGGGGAAACAATCAGACAAGAAGCAGCAAAGTGATTGGTAA